A region of the Peredibacter starrii genome:
AGTTGTGTTCTGCTCTTCTTGTGAACGGGCCTTCATCAGAGTTTTTGCCACATCATCAGGAACTACTGTTGAAGTGATGCGGATGAGTTCAAGAAGGGATTCGATGGTTTGTGTTTTGGGATCGATTTTTTTTGCTGCGGGAACTTTCTTAGAGAGGACTTTTTTTACCGGTTTTTTTGCCACGGCCTTTTTTACAGGGCGCTTTGTGGCCACTTTCTTAGTCATAAATATCTCCTAATATGTGGCTACATTTTAGTCGTAAGTTCGTTCTTTTTGAAGGAAAATTGTCGTATGGAAAAATCTCTTGCCCATGTTTTTTTGAAACTCGGATTTTTGAGCTTCGGAGGACCTGCTGCTCATATTGCTATGATGCGCTCAGAAGTCGTGGATAGACGTGCCTGGTTATCGGAAAAGGAGTTTATGGATCTCCTTGGTGCCACAAATCTCATTCCCGGTCCCAATTCAACTGAGCTGGCCATTTTCATCGGTCATAAGCTGGCCGGATGGCGTGGACTCATCATAAGTGGTGTGTGTTTTATTTTACCGGCCTTTTTAATCGTTCTCGCTGTGGCCGCCTTGTATTCTCATTTTGGAACAGTTCCAGATACTAATGCAATTCTAAAAGGTATGCGGCCCGTGGTGGTGGGGGTGGTTTTCCTGGCCCTCTGGAAACTTGGTCAAACGATCTACAACACCGGTATGGTATCGATCATTACCTTGGTCCTTTCTAGCGTTTTAATTTTTTACGGAATCAACGAGTTGGCTGTTATTTTTGGTGCTGGCCTTTTCATGGGCCTCTATAGAACAAAGTTTCATCAGAAACTAAGCTTGAGTTTTGAATTGTTTATGTTCTTTTTCAAGGTCGGCTCGGTACTGTTTGGAAGTGGATACGTTCTCCTTGGATTTTTGCAAAAGGACTTGGTTGAAAAATCTAAGCTTCTGACTGAGTCTCAATTATTGGATGCCATCACTATTGGGCAGGTGACACCTGGGCCGGTCTTCACAACAGCGTCTTTCATTGGTTATCTCATTGATGGTTTCAGTGGATCCATATTCTCGACATTGGGGATTTTTGTGCCCTCATTTATTTTTGTGGCATTAGTAACCCCATTTCTTACTCGATTGCGTGCCTCAGAATTTTTTTCTCATGCTTTGGATGGAGTGAATGCTGCTTCGCTGGGGCTCATGATTGTTGTGTTAATCAAGCTTTCTATGGCCAGTTTTATAAATCCTCTAACAGCTGCCTTGGGTCTAATTTCGATCACTCTTTTACTGGTATTTAAAAGATTAAATTCCGCTTACTTAATAATCTCTGGCGGTGCTCTCGGTTATTTCTTTTTATAATTTTTTTCGTTCAAACCTTGACGAAAATGAAACGCCTCCCATCTTGTAAGCAAGAAAGGAATACGGAAATCACCTAATAAGGAGGCACTATGTATCACTTTGAACTAAAACCGAATCGCACTCACAATCAATGGGAAAAAGAATTTGAAAAACTTTTCGATGTCTTCTCGAAAGAAGACTTATATGCCCCGGTTTGTGAAATTCAGGACGAGGAAAAATCTTATCTCATCAGTCTGGATATTCCAGGTGCTCGTAAGGAAGACATCAACATTGAAGTAAAAGACAATCATCTTCACATCTCTGGTGAACGTAAATACACCGGGAAAACTGACAAAGACTACGTTCTCCGCTCAGAACGTCGCTATGGAAAATTTTCACGGGTCTTTAGCTTACCTAAGAATGTGAACCCAGATGCGATTGAGGCCAGATTCGAAAACGGAGTTTTGGATCTGACCTTACCTAAAGAAGCCAAATCTCAAACGCGCAAAATCGCGATTTCAGATTGGTCTAAGGCAGAGACCGATCTGAAGAGTTAATTCTCCTCCCTTTTTAGGGCCTCCTTTCCGGGGGCCCTTTTTTTTCTTCACCAAATCCAAACAAACAAAGCCATCTTTCCTGTCATATAAGCTCCTGCATTAAAACAATCCAACAGGAGTTCTCTCATGAAAAACCTTCTCGTTATTCTCTCTCTCGTTCTTTCATCTTTCTCATTCGCGGGTCCGGAAGATCATATTCCAGGTGCTGTTTACGCCACTAAATCAAAGGTTCCTTACTATCTAATGGAACTTGTTTTTGATTCAGCGGTTGTTACTCCGAATCTAAGAACATTGTTCCTTGAAGCACGCTACGGAAATTTTTTCGGAGACTTCAAAGTGACGAACGTTATCTTTAAAACAGAAGATGATATGGTGATCACAGCTGAGAAAGTTCTCTTTGATAGATCGTCAGGAATTTGTGATGACGCTGAAAGAGCAGTGGCAACAGTTAAGGCAGTTTCGAACATCACTAGCGGAATTGATCCTAAGGCGATGGAAATATCTGTTGAGTATTGGTCAACAAATGACAACTGTCACAACTATGGCCAGACTGAAATTCTAAAATACGAATTAAAACAGTAATCTCGCAAGGGCCCCTTTTCAGGGGCCCTTTTTATTTGGAATAATGGACCTTCATAAAAGTGAGGTATCTATGCACCAAATGCACGCTATTTATCAGGGCGAATTGAGAACTGAGGCCCTTCATTTAAATTCAAATAACATTATCTATACTGATGCTCCAAAAGATAATCAGGGTAAGGGTGAAGCGTTTTCACCAACTGATCTTTTATCAACTTCACTTGCCAGCTGTATGCTGACAATTATGGCGATGAAGGCGCGAACTCTGGGGATTGAGCTTCAGGGAGTGAAGGTGCAGATTGAGAAGAAGATGCAGGCAGCTCCTCGGAAGGTGTCGGAGATTGTTCTACACTTTGACTGGCAGGGACTGGATCAGCGGATTCCGGCCGAGCATCTGGCGCAGTTGAAGGAGGCGGGAGTGACGTGTCCTGTGGCGCTGTCACTGGATCCTTCGGTAAAGAAGACTCTGGTTTGGTAACTGGAGCTGGGGCCACAGTTGTAGGCTCCTCTGGCTCATCAACTTCCTGAGGTGTAATCACACTCGGGAATGATTCTAAAACTTTCTTTTTCATTTCCTCCGGAGTCACTGCCGGAGGAAGTCCACCAATATTCACATGATCTTCCATTGGAATAAGACCTGATTTCCCAAGCTGAATCGCCTGATCTATCGACATGTCTTTTGAAAGAAGTGCGGCCTTAAGGGCGTGATGGTTATTAGCGATTGAACCTGAAATCATTTTGTCATTCAGGTGAGTTTTCTCATCACCAGTTTCAAGAATAATGCGCTTGATATTGGCCGGAGTGAGTTTCGGATTCGTATTGAGAATCTGGGCAGCAAGGTTTGAGATATAAGGTGCGGCCATAGATGTACCACTGGCCGGAGAGTAAAGATCACTTCCGTCCTGAGAGTAAACCTTTGGAACAATCGAAAGAATCGCCACGCCAGGCGCACCAATATCTACCGAGGCCTTCCCAAAGTTAGAAAAAGTCGCCAGATAATCACCATTCATCGCTGCCACGGTAATGGCATTCGGAACTTTAATGCGTGAAGGGTAGTGATGATACTGATCATTATCCAGACCCGAGTTCCCGGCCGAAAACACAAACAGGATATTCGGATGGCGAAGCATGGTTTTTTCACCACGACGATAAAGCTCAGCGAAATAATTATTCGTATAGTTTAAGAGGCGAGGCTCATCGATCTCTTTTCCTGTGAACTCTTTATAGCGTTCACGGAACTTCGTCATAATGTTCTTAAAGGTGATACCGTAAGAGCCATTCACCACTTCAATGCGTTTATTCGAAACGTAACGACAGATCTTGGTGAATTTCTTTGAAACACGGTCCAGGGAGTTCTTAATATCTTCTTCAAACTTCTGATCGGGAGTTTTAGCAGTTAGAGGAATCTCACCCTCTTTGGTGTTATCTTCAACTACTACTACCGGGTTAGGAATATTGAGGCCACGAATAGGGAAGATCGAAATGTTTTCACCTTCACGAAGAGCAATTCCGGCGACAAAAGTTCCGTGAGAATGTTTTTTGAACATCCGCACTTTTTCCATAAAAGTCTTATCGGCGTTCTTTTTCTTATACCACTCAAACTCTTCCATCGAGAGACCTTCGCGGTGACCTTTGGCACGGAGAGTTCGATAAAGCAGAACTTCCTGAATATCAGACTTATCTTCAATAACAGGTTTTTTTAAGTGAGAGTTGTCGAAAAAGTCCCAGCCTTGAAAATCAATGGCCTCTTCGTCGGTCTCTTTTTTCAGGATTTTTGGTTTTAGGTAATCGTGATCCAGATCGAAACCAGTGTCGATAATAGCAATAGTCGCGCCGTAACTCGCGTTCGCAAGGAATAATAGGAAAAGGGCCAAACGGATCATGAGAGAATTGTAATGGGAAAGAAACAGACTTTCGAGAACAAAAAGGCCCTCCGAAGAGGGCCCATTAGACGGAGACGGGAATTATTTTTTAGCTGAAAGATCGATTGCTAGAGTAAATTCGTCGTTAATTGCCTTGTCACCAAGACCTTTAATGAATGAACCTGAACCGTAAACTAGACCCCATTTAGTGCGGTTAATAGTTACGTTTGATTTACCAGTTACACCAGCATCTGTCTTTTTAAGATCAGTTACCAGGAAAGTAATAGGGTTTGTCTTACCGATCATAGTAAGGTCACCAGTTACTTCTAGGCCTTTATCAGTTTTCTTAGAGTTTTTGATAACAAGTTTAGCTTCAGGATATTTAGCTGTATCGAAGAAATCTGCAGACTTCATGTGGCCAAGATACTTAGCGTTTGTATCTTTATCAGTGATGTCTGTGCTTGTTAGTGAGTTCATATCAACAACAACTTCACCACCAGTGATTTGTTCGCCTAGGAAAGTAAGGTTACCGCTTTTTGCAGTTACGTTACCAGTGTGTTGACCAGTTACTTTCTTACCAACATAAACGATCTTAGTAGCAGCAGAGTCTACATTGTAAGTTTGAGTCATAGGTTTGTTTTGAGCGTACGCAGTAGCAGAGAAAGCAAGAGCAACAGCTAATAATGTTTTCATATAAACTCCTCAGTTTGATGAACATTAGATTTTGATGCTTCCATGATGAGGGCATTTCTGATAAAAAAAAAGACAGTTTTTTTGATAAACTATATAAGAAATAATTATACCCTATGACCTTTGATCAAGTGCTTGTTTTTCATAAGATTGTCCAGTCCGGTAGCTTCAAACAGGCTGCTGCGGAGTTGCATAAAACCCAACCAGCTATAAGTTTGTCGATAAAGAAACTTGAGGAGGAGATGGAAGTTGATCTTTTTGATCGGAGTGGGTATCGCCCTGAACTCACAGATCATGGAAAAGCGTTTTATGAACGCTCGCTTAAAGTGCTCCAGGGGATGACTGAACTGGAAGGGCTTTCGCAGAGTTTTCGAAAACAGCAGGAGCCTGAGATTTCTATTTCAGTGGATGGCATCTCTCCACTGCCAAAACTTCTCCACATCTTTAAAAATTTCGGAGAAAAGCATCCGAATACAAAACTCAATCTTACCTTTGATATTCTCAGTGAAATTGAGCGCCGGGTTTTAGAGCGTGAAGCTCAAATTGGTGTGACTCATTTTATTTCGGATAAAAACGCCCTTGATGTCGTTCCGGTGACCACCGTGAAAATGGTCCCGGTCATGAGCAAGGAGCTCTTTAAAGAACGCAAAGTAA
Encoded here:
- a CDS encoding chromate transporter yields the protein MEKSLAHVFLKLGFLSFGGPAAHIAMMRSEVVDRRAWLSEKEFMDLLGATNLIPGPNSTELAIFIGHKLAGWRGLIISGVCFILPAFLIVLAVAALYSHFGTVPDTNAILKGMRPVVVGVVFLALWKLGQTIYNTGMVSIITLVLSSVLIFYGINELAVIFGAGLFMGLYRTKFHQKLSLSFELFMFFFKVGSVLFGSGYVLLGFLQKDLVEKSKLLTESQLLDAITIGQVTPGPVFTTASFIGYLIDGFSGSIFSTLGIFVPSFIFVALVTPFLTRLRASEFFSHALDGVNAASLGLMIVVLIKLSMASFINPLTAALGLISITLLLVFKRLNSAYLIISGGALGYFFL
- a CDS encoding Hsp20/alpha crystallin family protein, which produces MYHFELKPNRTHNQWEKEFEKLFDVFSKEDLYAPVCEIQDEEKSYLISLDIPGARKEDINIEVKDNHLHISGERKYTGKTDKDYVLRSERRYGKFSRVFSLPKNVNPDAIEARFENGVLDLTLPKEAKSQTRKIAISDWSKAETDLKS
- a CDS encoding rhodanese-like domain-containing protein, yielding MKNLLVILSLVLSSFSFAGPEDHIPGAVYATKSKVPYYLMELVFDSAVVTPNLRTLFLEARYGNFFGDFKVTNVIFKTEDDMVITAEKVLFDRSSGICDDAERAVATVKAVSNITSGIDPKAMEISVEYWSTNDNCHNYGQTEILKYELKQ
- a CDS encoding YceI family protein, which translates into the protein MKTLLAVALAFSATAYAQNKPMTQTYNVDSAATKIVYVGKKVTGQHTGNVTAKSGNLTFLGEQITGGEVVVDMNSLTSTDITDKDTNAKYLGHMKSADFFDTAKYPEAKLVIKNSKKTDKGLEVTGDLTMIGKTNPITFLVTDLKKTDAGVTGKSNVTINRTKWGLVYGSGSFIKGLGDKAINDEFTLAIDLSAKK
- a CDS encoding LysR family transcriptional regulator; translation: MEVDLFDRSGYRPELTDHGKAFYERSLKVLQGMTELEGLSQSFRKQQEPEISISVDGISPLPKLLHIFKNFGEKHPNTKLNLTFDILSEIERRVLEREAQIGVTHFISDKNALDVVPVTTVKMVPVMSKELFKERKVKNQKDLLEIDQIVIGDKNPRGASFGLLDEGRKWRINDNNFKRDIIFAGLGWGHLPDHSIVRELAEKKLVVLEFEDIHPRELVINLIRHKRHQLGVVANLLWEELKKNC